Part of the Sinorhizobium sp. BG8 genome, CTTGTTTCTCCCGCAACGGATGGCATCCTCTCGACGGCACCGGAGCGTCGGGATATCGGGATCAAGCGCCGCTATGCCGCCGAACGCCGGTTCCGTTTCTATGGTCTCGCTGCCACCTGCTTCGGAATCGTGTTCCTCTTCGTGTTGCTCTGGACGGTGGTGAGCAAGGGCTACACCGCGTTCCTGCAGACCGAACTGACCTTGCCCGTCGAGTTCTCCGAGAAGGTGATCGATCCGAGCGGCAAGCGCACGACGGATCCGAAGGTCCTCGTGACCGCGAACTATCCCGTTCTCGTCCGTGACGCCCTGATCGAGAAACTGGGTGTCGATCCGAAGAACAGGGCGCTCGCGAAACAGGTGAGCGGCATGGTGTCCGACTCCGCTCGCGTCCGGCTTCGCGACATGGTGGTGGCCGATCCTTCGATCATCGGCAAGACGGTGGACGTCACCGTTCTGGCCAGTGCGAACATCGACTCCGCCTTCAAGGGTCAGATTGATCTTGGCGTTGCCGAGTCCAATCGCAAGGTTTCCGACCAGCAGGTCACCTGGATAAACCAGCTTGCAGCCGACGGTGTTCTGTCCAAGGGCTTCAATACGGGCCTCTTCACCTCCGGTAACTCCAGCCGTCCTGAGGCGGCCGGTCTCGGTGTGGCGCTCGTAGGGTCGCTGTATCTCATGGGCATCGTGCTGGTGCTGTCCCTGCCGATCGGTGTCGCCGCTTCCATCTACCTCGAAGAGTTCGCTCCCAAGAACCGGCTTACTGATCTCATCGAGGTGAACATCAACAATCTCGCGGCCGTTCCCTCGATCGTCTACGGTCTCCTGGGCCTCGCGGTGTTTATCAATTTCGCCGGCCTGCCGCGTTCCGCACCGCTCGTCGGGGGGCTGGTCCTCACGCTGATGACGCTCCCCACCATCATCATCGCCACCCGTGCGGCCCTTCGCGCGGTTCCGCCTTCGATCCGCGCCGCGGCTCTGGGGCTCGGCGCATCGAAGATGCAGACGGTGTTCCATCACGTCCTGCCGCTCGCCATGCCTGGCGTTCTGACGGGAACGATCATCGGTCTCGCCCACGCCCTGGGTGAAACTGCACCGCTCCTCCTCATCGGCATGGTGGCTTTCGTTGCCAACGTTCCGACGACGCCGCTCGATCCTTCGACGGCCCTGCCGGTGCAGATCTACATGTGGGCCAACGAGGCCGAACGTGCCTTCGTAGAGCGGACTTCGGGTGCCATCATCGTGCTCCTGCTGTTCCTCGTCGTAATGAACCTCGGCGCAATTCTCCTGCGCCGCCGCTTTGAACGCCGCTGGTAGTAGGATGGCCAACATGAATATGATGACGGAAGCTGCAGTGGAACAGGTATTGGAAGCGAAGATGAATGCTGTGCCCTACAAGATGGTCGGCAAGGACGTATCGGTCTACTACGGCGACAAGCGCGCGCTGTTCGACGTCAACCTGAACATCCGCGAGAATACGGTCACGGCGTTGATCGGTCCGTCGGGCTGCGGCAAGTCGACCTTCCTGCGGACCCTGAACCGCATGAACGACACGATCGACAACTGCCGCGTCACCGGCAGGATCACTCTCGACACCGACGATATCTACGATCCCGCGATCGACGTGGTGGAACTGCGTGCCCGTGTCGGCATGGTGTTCCAGAAGCCGAACCCGTTCCCGAAGTCGATCTACGAGAACGTCTCCTACGGTCCCCGCATCCATGGTCTCGCCCGCAACAAGGCGGACATGGATCACATCGTCGAGACCAGCCTGCAGAAGGCGGGTCTCTGGAACGAGGTCAAGGACCGTCTCCATGAGCCTGGCACCGGTCTTTCCGGTGGCCAGCAGCAGCGCCTCTGCATCGCGCGCGCCGTCGCCGTCAGCCCGGAAGTGATCCTGATGGACGAACCGTGCTCGGCGCTCGACCCGATCGCCACGGCAAAGGTCGAGGAACTGATCCACGAGCTTCGGGCGAACTTCACCATCGTCATCGTTACCCATTCGATGCAGCAGGCCGCCCGCGTCTCCCAGCGCACTGCAATGTTCCACCTCGGCAATCTCGTCGAGGAGAACGACACCGACAAGATGTTCACCAATCCCGATGACCAGCGCACCCAGGACTACATCATGGGCCGTTTCGGCTAACCGGCGGATCATCCGAGCAGAACATTTGCCCTCGAGGAACCGAACATGTCTCATACCCATATCGTGACAGCCTTCGACGAAGAGCTGAAATACCTGGCGCGCCGAATTTCGGAAATGGGCGGTCTTGCCGAACAGATGGTCGCGGACTCGGTCCGCGCCCTGGTCAATTCGGATCTGGCCCTGGCACAGAAGGTCATCTCGGACGATATCGTCCTCGATGATGCCGAGCGCCAGATCGGCGAGAAGGCAATCGTCACGATCGCCCGTCGGCAGCCGGTTGCCGCCGACCTCCGCGAGATCATGGGATCCATCCGGATCGCCGCCGATCTCGAGCGCGTGGGCGATCTAGGCAAGAACAACGCCAAGCGCGTTATCGCCGTCGCCGGCTCCGGCATCCCGCGCAAGCTCGCGCGTGGTCTCGAGCATCTGGCGGAACTTGCCCTGGTGCAGCTCAAGGAGGTCCTCGACGTCTACGCCTCCCGCTCGCCGGAAAAGGCGAGAAGCATCCGGGAACGTGACGAGGAAATCGACGCGATCTACACGTCGCTCTTCCGCGAGCTCCTGACCTACATGATGGAAGATCCGCGCAACATCACGCCGTGCACGCACCTCCTGTTCTGCGCGAAGAACATCGAGCGCATCGGCGACCACGCGACCAACATCGCCGAGACGATCTACTACATGACGACCGGATCCCAGCCGGAAGGCGAACGTCCGAAGGATGACCATACCGCCTCGGTTGGGGCGATCAACGAATGACCATTCTGGTCTCCCGGGCCAAGCCCGGAAAGGCAGGAAGGATTGCTGAATGATACCCAGAATTGCAGTTGTTGAAGACGAGGAGGCGCTGAGCGTCCTGCTGCGCTACAATCTCGAGGCCGAGGGCTTCGAGGTTGATACGATCCTTCGCGGGGACGAGGCGGAAATCCGCCTTCAGGAACGTCAGCCCGACCTCCTCATCCTCGATTGGATGCTGCCCGGGGTTTCAGGCATCGAGCTGTGCCGGCGCCTGCGCCAGCGGTCGGAAACCGAACGGCTGCCGATCATCATGCTGACGGCACGCGGCGAGGAAAGCGAACGCGTGCGTGGCCTCGCCACCGGCGCCGACGACTACGTGGTCAAGCCCTTCTCGACGCCGGAACTGATGGCCCGGGTCAAGGCGATGCTGCGGCGCGCGCGCCCGGAGGTCGTCTCGACGCTCCTGCGCTGCGGGGATATCGAGCTCGACAGGGAAACCCATCGCGTGCATCGAAAGGCACGGGAGGTGCGGCTCGGCCCGACCGAATTCCGTCTTCTGGAGTTCCTGATGGTGGCGCCAGGGCGCGTGTTCTCCCGTTCCCAGCTCCTCGACGGCGTCTGGGGCCACGACATCTATGTCGATGAGCGCACCGTCGACGTCCACGTCGGCCGCCTGCGCAAGGCACTGAACTTCTCCAACATGCAGGACGTAATCCGGACTGTCCGCGGCGCGGGATATTCGCTCGAGGCCTGAATGCGGCAGGAGCACTGCCCGGTTCCGATTGAGAACGAGGATTTCGTCATCTGAAATGAAAAACGGGCCCGATCGGGCCCGTTTTTCGTTTGATGCGGAAGGAACTCAGCGCGCTCTGCGGCGATCTGCCGAAGGCTGGTAGGCCAGCCGCTGATGGTAGTTGCAATAGGGCGAGTTGTCCGGGGAGTCGTTGCCGCAGAAGTGGAACTCCTCCTTCAGCGGATCGCCGATCGGCCACTTGCAGGTGCGCTCGGTGAGTTCCGTCAGTTCGAGGCGCCGGGACATCGGCACCACGACGTTGCCGGCCGGAACGATTTCCTGCTCGATGTCGAAGTCGACCTCGATCTCTTCCTTGATGACGGTGGCGCCTGCCGGGCGGGCAACCGTGCGCGTCGTCACGCGTGCCGCATAGTTCGGTGCCCGCGGGGCGGATGTCGGACGCTTCGGCCGTGCCGCGGTCGGCGTGCCGCCCGATTTCGCCCGGCCCGGGAGATTGAGCCGATGGACCTTGCCGATGACGGCATTGCGGCTGACCCCGCCGAGCTGTGCGGCGATCTGGCTCGCGCTCAGCCCCTCCGACCATAGCTTCTTGAGTCTCTCGACCCTCTCGTCTGTCCAATTCATGGTCTCGTCTCCGTTTCGGCGCCGGTGAGTGAAGAATCCCTCCCCGCTGCTCCGGACGAATCCGGAACATGGGCGCGTTAACACTGTTGGTGACTAGTTCCGCCGCATGCAGTCTAGCAATTGATTAACAAACTAAAGGTAGGGGGACTCTGTGACAAGAGTCGCGGGAATCCAGCCGAATCGATTTCTGGGTTTTCCCCAACTTGCTGGTCGAGTGTGACTCACTTGCGACACCTGTTAGGAGCTCCGTGAATCCTCACGTTGCGGCATGTTCAGCGAGATTTAGGGCGTGCGTTTTGTTGACATGAAGGTTTGAAATGTCGATAGTGCGCCCCGCCGCCGCGAGGCGGCGTTTTGATTTTTCCGGGCCTTGAGTTTCCGGGCCGGGGAACGTCAAGCACCATATATATGATTTTCGCCGATTGTGCAGGAGACACGCGCCATGGCAGAGGCCACGCCGCTTTATGACACCTATTCGCGTGCACCCTTGAGGTTCGTGCGCGGCGAGGGGGTGTGGCTGATCGCGGAAGATGGCACGCGCTATCTCGATTTTGCTGCAGGCGTCGCGGTCAATTCACTGGGTCACGCACATCCTCATCTGGTGGATGCCCTCAAGTCGCAGGCCGACAAGGTCTGGCATCTTTCCAACCTTTATGAGGTTCCCGGTCAGGAAACCCTCGGTACGCGCCTGACGGAAGCGACCTTCGCCGACAAGGTGTTCTTCACCAATTCGGGCGCAGAGGCGCTGGAATGCGCGATCAAGACCGCGCGGCGCTACCATTTTTCCAAGGGGCATCCCGGGAAGTTCCACATCATCACCTTTGAAGGGGCGTTCCACGGCCGTACGCTTGCCACCATCGCAGCCGGCGGACAGGAAAAGTATCTTGAGGGCTTCGGGCCCAAGGCGCCCGGCTTCTATCAGGTTCCCTTCGGCGATCTTTCTGCGCTCAAGAGCGCTATCACGGAAGAGACGGCTGCAATCCTTATTGAGCCCGTCCAGGGCGAGGGCGGCATTCGCACGGTGCCCAAGGAGTTCCTGCAGGAGCTGCGCGCTCTGTGCGACGAATACGGCCTGCTGCTGATCCTCGACGAAGTCCAGTGTGGCGTCGGTCGCACGGGTAAGCTCTTCGCTCACGAGTGGGCAGGCATCACGCCTGATATCATGGCGGTCGCAAAGGGTATCGGCGGTGGTTTCCCGCTCGGCGCTTGCCTCGCGACGTCCGAGGCTGCTTCTGGTATGATTGCCGGCACTCACGGTTCCACCTATGGCGGAAACCCGCTCGCGATGGCCGTCGGTAATGCGGTTCTCGATGTCGTTCTCGCCGAGGGCTTCCTCGAACAGGTCCGTGACGTCGCCCTGGTGTTCCGCCAGGGACTTGCTTCGCTCAAGGACCGCTTCCCGAACGTTATCGAGGAAATCCGTGGCGAGGGGCTGATGCTCGGCATCAAGGCCAAGATCCCCGCGGGTGATCTCTTGAAGGCAGTCCGCGCGGAGCACCTCCTTGCGGTGCCGGCAGGCGACAACGTGCTTCGCCTGCTTCCGCCGCTGGTTACGACCGCGGAAGAGGCACGCGAAGGTCTCGCGCGGATCGAACGGGCGGCAGAACACCTCAGCGCGGCATGACTTGTGCCGGAACCTCCGGCCGATGAAATGACAGGACAGTGAAATGGCAGGCACAAAGCATTTTCTCGACCTTTCAGCCATGACGGCCGGCGACCTGCGCGTCATCATCGATGATGCGCGCCTGCGAAAGGTTGCGACGAAGGCCGGAACGGCGGAGAAGCCGCTCGCCGGCAAGATGCTTGCCATGATCTTCGAGAAGCCGTCGACGCGTACCCGTGTTTCGTTCGACGTCGGCATGCGCCAGCTCGGCGGTGAGACGCTTTTCCTCTCGGGAACCGAGATGCAGCTCGGCCGCGCCGAAACCATTGGAGACACCGCCAAGGTGCTTTCGCGCTACGTCGATGCGATCATGATCCGGACCACCGATCATACCCGTCTGCTGGAACTTGCCGAACATGCGACCGTGCCGGTCATAAACGGCCTCACAGACAGCACCCACCCCTGCCAGATCATGGCCGATATCCTTACCTTCGAGGAGCATCTTGGGCCGGTGCAGGGGCGAACGATCGCCTGGACAGGGGACGGCAACAACGTGCTCCACTCCTTCGTGGAAGGCTCGGCTCGCTTCGGCTACCGCATGAACATGGCGGTGCCCCTTGGCTCTGAGCCGGATGACAGGATCCTGAACTGGGCCCGCAACAATGGCGGCGAGATCATGCTGTGCCATGATGCCGACAATGCGGTTGTCGGTGCGGATTGCGTCGTGACGGACACCTGGGTCTCCATGAACCAGGAACACCGCGCGCGCGGCCACAATGTCTTCCAGCCCTTCCAGGTCAATGAGGCCCTGATGGCGAAGGCCAACAAGGATGCTCTCTTCATGCATTGCCTGCCCGCCCACCGCGGTGAAGAGGTAACGAACGAGGTCATCGACGGCCCGCAGTCGGTGGTCTTCGACGAAGCCGAGAACAGGCTCCATGCGCAGAAGTCGATCCTCGCCTGGTGCCTCGGCGTCATCTGAAAGCGCCCTCTGCCGGCCATTGAAATTGCCGGTTCGAGAAACGATCTAACAGCCACGAACGGCGCCGTTGGGGCGCCATCTATGGTGCTTGCCGTCCCGGTATGAAATTATCGGCGGGACGAAAGGCGCGGAATCAGACAAATCTCGCGGGTGGCGGGCTGCAGGCCAATGGCTTTGCACTGTGGCCCGCGGCATGCAAGGAGCGGAATGATGACCCAGCCAGCCCCCAGACTTGGCGAACTCGGTTTTGCCGGCGACGACCACGTCGTCCCTTTTCAGATTGAAGGCCTCGATGTCCGCGGACGGGCGGTGCAGCTCGGACCGATGCTCGACACGATCCTGGCGCGTCACAATTACCCTGCTCCGGTCGCCCGGCTTCTCGCCGAAGCGATCGTGCTCACTGTTCTCCTTGGCACATCGCTGAAGTTCGAGGGCAAACTGATCGTCCAGACCAAGGGCGACGGACCTGTCGACCTGCTTGTCGCCGATTTCTCGAGCCCGGAGAATGTGCGTGCCTATGCCCGCTTCGATACCGACGCTCTGGACGCTGCAGTGAAGGCGGGAGAGACCGAACCGCACCAGCTCCTCGGCAAGGGCGTGCTCGCCTTTACCATCGACCAGGGCGCACACATGCAGCGCTATCAGGGTATCGTTCCGCTCGACGGCCACACGCTCGAGGAGATCGCGGGGGTGTACTTCCGGCAGTCGGAACAGATCCCGACCAAGGTACGGCTCGGCGTCGGCGAGCTACTCGATCGCGACGAGCAAGGCAGGCCGCGACATCGCTGGCGGGCCGGCGGCATGGTAGCGCAGTTCCTGCCCCAGGCGCCCGAGCGCATGCGACAGGCAGACCTGCCCGGTGGCGACGGAGAGGAAGTCGGCCACAAGATCGACGACGACGACAACTGGGCGGAAGCCAAGACGATGGTCGAGACGATCGATCCCGACGAACTGACCGATCCGACCGTCGGCACCGAGCGGCTGCTTTTCCGTCTTTTCCACGAGCGCGGCGTGAGGGTCTACCCGCCTCAGCAGGTGTTCGATCGCTGCTCCTGCTCGCGCGAAAAGCTGAAGGGAGTTCTTGCCGGTCTCAGCCGCGACGAGATCGAGCACAGCGCAGTCGATGGCGAAATCGCCGTCACCTGCGAGTTCTGCTCGACGACCTACCGGTTTGAAGCTGCCGAGGTGCTGCCGCAATAGGGGTGGGGTGCTGCCCGGATACGGGCAGCCCATCCTTGGGGTGGCTACATGCTTGTGCCTTGGGGGATCCGAGGCCTGATGCGATCCGGAGATATGAGCGGGTCGAAGCTGGCTCTCCCTCCGGGTTGCGCAATTCTCAGTTCAGGACGCGAATCTGGCCGGGGGTATCGAGCGAGAAGGCGGGAATGGCCACGTTGAAGGTCTCTCCGCCGTCGGTTTCCATCTCGTAGTGGCCGAACATTACGCCTGAGGGCGTGTCGAGTGGGCATCCCGAAGAGTACTCGTAAGTGTCTCCGGGCCTGAGCACCGGCTGCTCTCCGATGACTCCCGGGCCGTTGACCTCATCGACCTGGCCGTTCTGGTCCGTAATGTTCCAGTAACGCGTCATCAGGCGGATGACGTTGTCGGAGTGGTTGGAAATCACGATGCGGTAGCCCCACACATAGCGGCTGTCCGCCGGATCGGATTGCTCCTCCAGATAATAAGGCTCGACAGTCACTTCGATGTCGCGGGTGAGCGCTCGATACATGCAATTAACCTTGGCCGAATGCAGTGTCTCTATTCTATAGGAATCTAATTTCGTCAAGAATAAGCAATTCAGGTGTTTGTGATACAAAGCCGGTTAGCCGGCATGCGGCAAAGTGGGAGCGCGTTCCCCATTTTGTCGAGTGTTTCGCCGCATCGATGCTGTGAACGAAAGGCCGCGTTGCAGCGCGGCCTTTCGCAATGATGTGCCGATCAGGCGCGCACTTTTTCCAGCGCCTGGGCAAAGTCGGCGAGAAGGTCGTCGCCGTCCTCGATACCGGCCGAAAGGCGCACCGTGCCGCCGGAAATCCCGAGTTCGGCCCGAGCCTCCTCCGAGAGGTTCTTGTGCGTGGTCGTTGCCGGGTGGGTGATCAGGCTCTTCGCGTCGCCAAGGTTGTTGGAGATCTTGACGATATCGAGCGCATTCTGCAACTCGAAGGCCGCCTCCTTGCCCCCTTGAGCTCGATGCAGACGAGCGTCGAGCCGCCCTTCATCTGCCGCGCAATGATGTCGGCCTGCGGATGGTCCTTGCGGCCCGGGTAGATCACGCGCGCAATCTTGTCCTGGCCCGCCAGGAAGTCGGCGATCCGGCTCGCGTTCTCCGTCTGCTGCTTGACGCGCAGAGGCAGGGTCTCGATGCCCTTAAGGAGCGTCCAGGCATTGAACGGCGACATGGCCGGGCCGGTATGGCGGAAGTAGTCGTGAAGGTTCTCGTCGATCCAGGCCTTGTCGGACAGGATCACGCCGCCGAGGCAACGGCCCTGGCCGTCGATATGCTTGGTGGCGGAATAGACGACGATGTGGGCGCCGAGTTCGAGCGGCTTCTGAAATAGGGGGGTGGCGAACACGTTGTCGACCACGACCTTTGCGCCGACCTGGTTGGCAAGCTTCGCAACGCCGGCAATGTCGATCACTTCGAGCGTCGGATTGGTCGGGCTTTCGAGGAAGAAGACCTTGGTGTTCTTCTGGACTGCCTTCTCCCAGTTCGCGAGATCGCGACCATCAACGATGGTGCACTCGATGCCGTACTTCGGAGCAAGAGTCTCGACCACCCAGCGGCACGAGCCGAAGAGTGCGCGGGCGGCGACGATGTGGTCGCCGGCCTTCACCTGGCACAGGATCGCGGCCGCCACGGCAGCCATCCCCGACGCCGTGGCGCGGGCGTCCTCGGCGCCTTCCAGCATGCACATGCGCTTTTCGAACATGTCGTTGGTCGGGCTGCCGTAGCGCGCGTAGATGAACCCCTCGGTCTCGCCCTTGAAGCGCGCCTCGGCCGCTTCGGCCGTGTCGTAGACGAAACCCTGTGTCAGGAAAATCGCTTCCGAGGTTTCCGCATGCTGCGAACGGGTCGTCCCGCCATGAACGAGTTGGGTTGCCGGGCGCCAGGACTTGGTCATGTGATCATCGCCTTCCAATACAAAAAAACCGGCCGCAAAAGCAGGCCGGTTCAACACCCGGCCTTTTTAGCTATTTGTTTAACGTGGCTGCAAGCCGACCGGCCAAATCACCACGGGATAATGGGTCAATACTGCTTGCTTGCGCTTGCGTCAATTCCCGGCATTTGGTTTTGTCTGGCGTTCGAGTGAGGTATGGAAAATGGCACGCATTACTGGGATTCTGGCGGACCGCGCCATTCAGGCATTGTTCGACGCGGATCGTTTGAGAAGCGAGGCGGCGCTGGACTCCGATCAGATCCAGCCGGCAAGCCTCGACCTGCGCCTCGGTTCGAAGGCGTTCAGGGTTCGCGCCAGCTTCCTGCCAGGCCCGGAAGCCTCGTCTCGGACAAGCTTGACCGTCTCCAGCTGCATGTCATCGACCTTTCCGAGGGCGCGGTGCTCGAGACCGGCTGCGTCTACATTGTGCCGCTGATGGAAAGCCTCGACCTTCCGGAAGAACTGGCGGCCTCGGCAAATCCGAAGAGCTCGACGGGGCGTCTGGACATTTTCACCCGCGTCATCACCGATCGGGCGCAGGAGTTCGACAAGATTCCGGCCGGCTATAAGGGGCCGCTGTATCTCGAGATCTCGCCGCGAACCTTCCCGATCGTCGTGCGCCGCGGATCGCGGCTGTCGCAGATCCGTTTCCGTAAGGGCAATGCGCTCCTGGGCGACGCCGAGCTGCTCGCCCTTCACGGGAGCGACGTGCTCGTCGCCAGCGAGACGCCGAACGTTTCGGGTGGCGGCATCGCGCTGTCGATCGACCTCAAGGGGACCGGGGCGGACGGCCTTGTCGGCTATCGCGGCAAGCACCACACCTCCGTCGTCGACGTGGATCGCAAGAACCAGCACGATATCTTCGATTTCTGGGAGCCGCTGTTCAGTCGCGGCCGCAACGAGCTCATTCTTGACCCGGATGAGTTCTACATCCTGGTCTCTCGCGAGGCTGTCCACGTTCCGCCGCTCTACGCCGCCGAGATGACGCCGTTCGATCCGCTGGTCGGTGAGTTCCGTGTCCACTATGCCGGCTTCTTCGATCCGGGTTTCGGCCACGCCCCGGCCGGCGGTTCCGGAAGCCGTGCGGTGCTGGAAGTTCGCAGCCACGAAGTGCCCTTCATTCTCGAACACGGCCAGATCGTGGGTCGCCTCGTCTACGAACACATGCTGGATGCCCCGGAAGGCCTCTACGGCAGCGGCCTCGGCTCGAACTATCAGGCACAAGGCCTGAAGCTTTCCAAGCATTTTCGCGCAGGGTGAGCGCGCGCGGAGCACCCCGGCCACGTGTCTGGCAGGATGAAGTAGACTGAACTCAGTCGCTTGCGTTGCCCGTCACATGATGTGGCGCGTTCGGTTGATCCGGAGGGGAATTCGGCGCGGTACGAAACTAACCGTCGCTCCTTTCAACTTGCACTCTCGTCTTTGTTGCGGGTTTAGCCTTGCCGGTGTCCGCCTAGAGCTCAAATGAGCTTGCCTCCGTAGCGGTTGCCCGTGGCCGCTTGTAAGGCCCTGAAGGATGAATGCTTCCACGAAGAGATTGTAGGCAAAACGCTCTGCGAGATAGATGAGATGTATTCATCCCGGGACGCTCAGATCTGGGAAGCCATCAAGTGAAAAATGGCTTCAAGTCCAATCACCCCCACGAAAATGATGGGCAAGTCGATGGAAAGCGAAGCGAACGCAGCCATAGGCTTGGAGATTTTCAGCGACCTCACCAACTTGGGTGATGTCGCGCTTTAGGAGCCGCGCTAGTTCTGATCTGCCGACGCTTGATTTAAGTCGGCCTGTGCGCCGAATAGACGTTTGTTCGGCACAGGAAAAGAAATTTTCAGTAAGAATAGGGGCGTTCGATGACCATCGAAATAACTGGTGCCAAAACAACGACCTATATTTTGAGGGACGCGAACTATCAAACGATAAACTTCGTTTCTGCAGCCAGTATTATCGTCTCGCGCGGAGCGGGCATATCGGCAAGCGGCGTCAACAATTCGATTTTCAATCTGAGCGGAAGCATAACGATCAATGATACCTACGCGAGATCGTATGGCGTCACCGCGTCAGGAGACGGGAATACGTTCAACATCGCGATTTCATTCCAATTTTCGGAAGACAATCCTTACGTGGAAACGGGAGCGATGTTCATTCAAGGAAAGAACAACACAATAAACAATCGCTCCACACTGGATTATAGAGAAGACATCCGCGTGAGCGGACCCGGAAGCCAAGTAAATAACTACGGCATGCTTTCTAGACTGGAAATTTCCACTGAGATGAGCGTGTACAACGAAGGGCAGATGGGCGTTGTCGTGGTGCGAGATGAGTTTTTTCGAACCAATAACGCGACGACTGTCGTAAATGCCGGGGAGTGGGGCGGCCTTAATAATTCTGGATCGTTGCAAGTATTAAATGCTTTCGAAGGCAGCGCATTTTCGGAAACCATTGTAAATCTATCTTCCATTTCGGCGGACGTTCTACTTGGTGGCGGCAATGATACCTTCAACAACGATGGCGGTTATATGGGGGCGACCGTCTTCGGAGGGGCGGGGGATGACACCTTCATCTTTGACCGGGGCGAAGTGCGCGGACTAGCTGGCTATTTGCCAGGAAACTTTAGCATCGTTGAGAAGGCTGGTGAGGGAACCGACAGTCTAATAGTTACAGCGGAGTTTCTCGAAAGCGCGGTCACAGACATCCAGCTAGTCGACAATGTCGAAAACGTCGTCCTTCAGGGCGCGGCCCCAGGGCGAACCGTTAGAGGTAACCTGCTCGATAACATCATGACCGGTAACGCCGGTAACAACGTCTTTGAAGGCGGCGCGGGAAACGACACCCTGACCGGTGGAGGCGGCGCAGATAATCTCGATGGTGGCGCCGGAACGGACACGGCTGTTTTCTCGGGTGTCAAAGCCAACTATAGTTACGTGAAGAGCCCCGATGGTACCTGGACCGTCACCGACAAGCGCAGTGGCGCAAGCGATGGTGTCGATGTACTCACTTCTGTCGAGAAGCTGCAATTCGGCGATGCCGTAGTCGATCTTACGAGTTCGAACACGCGACCCGTAATATCCTCGAACGGCGGCGGCTCGACTGCGGCCGTCAAGATCGCCGAGACAAGGACCGCAGTAAGCATCGTGAAGGCGACGGATGCCGAACAGACGGCCATCATCTATTCGCTTTCTGGTGGCGCCGATGCGGCGCTCTTCGCGATCAACTCGACGACAGGTGCCCTTGCATTTAAGGCCGCTCCCGATTTTGAAGCTGCAAAGGACGTAGGGAAGAACAACGTTTACGACGTGATCGTCAGAGCAAGCGACGGCGAACTCTACGATACCCAAACGCTGAAGATCAGTGTTACCAATGTTGCCGGCCTCACGATCAACGGAACGTCAGGCGCCGATACCTTGAGCGGAGGCGGAGAGGAAGATGTGATCAGCGGCAAGGCAGGCGCAGACACGCTGAACGGCGGTGTCGGAAACGATGTTCTCGCTGGAGGGGACGGGAAGGATACCCTGAAAGGCGGCCAAGGAAATGACATTCTATATGGTGGTCTTCATTCCGATTTGTTCACCGGCGGCAGCGGGAATGATGTCTTTGTCTTTAACACGAAGATCGGGTCGGCGAACGTCGACAGGATAAGTGACTTCTCGGTCGCGAATGACACGATCTGGC contains:
- the pstA gene encoding phosphate ABC transporter permease PstA, which encodes MTNLVSPATDGILSTAPERRDIGIKRRYAAERRFRFYGLAATCFGIVFLFVLLWTVVSKGYTAFLQTELTLPVEFSEKVIDPSGKRTTDPKVLVTANYPVLVRDALIEKLGVDPKNRALAKQVSGMVSDSARVRLRDMVVADPSIIGKTVDVTVLASANIDSAFKGQIDLGVAESNRKVSDQQVTWINQLAADGVLSKGFNTGLFTSGNSSRPEAAGLGVALVGSLYLMGIVLVLSLPIGVAASIYLEEFAPKNRLTDLIEVNINNLAAVPSIVYGLLGLAVFINFAGLPRSAPLVGGLVLTLMTLPTIIIATRAALRAVPPSIRAAALGLGASKMQTVFHHVLPLAMPGVLTGTIIGLAHALGETAPLLLIGMVAFVANVPTTPLDPSTALPVQIYMWANEAERAFVERTSGAIIVLLLFLVVMNLGAILLRRRFERRW
- the phoU gene encoding phosphate signaling complex protein PhoU; this translates as MSHTHIVTAFDEELKYLARRISEMGGLAEQMVADSVRALVNSDLALAQKVISDDIVLDDAERQIGEKAIVTIARRQPVAADLREIMGSIRIAADLERVGDLGKNNAKRVIAVAGSGIPRKLARGLEHLAELALVQLKEVLDVYASRSPEKARSIRERDEEIDAIYTSLFRELLTYMMEDPRNITPCTHLLFCAKNIERIGDHATNIAETIYYMTTGSQPEGERPKDDHTASVGAINE
- a CDS encoding GcrA family cell cycle regulator — encoded protein: MNWTDERVERLKKLWSEGLSASQIAAQLGGVSRNAVIGKVHRLNLPGRAKSGGTPTAARPKRPTSAPRAPNYAARVTTRTVARPAGATVIKEEIEVDFDIEQEIVPAGNVVVPMSRRLELTELTERTCKWPIGDPLKEEFHFCGNDSPDNSPYCNYHQRLAYQPSADRRRAR
- the argF gene encoding ornithine carbamoyltransferase: MAGTKHFLDLSAMTAGDLRVIIDDARLRKVATKAGTAEKPLAGKMLAMIFEKPSTRTRVSFDVGMRQLGGETLFLSGTEMQLGRAETIGDTAKVLSRYVDAIMIRTTDHTRLLELAEHATVPVINGLTDSTHPCQIMADILTFEEHLGPVQGRTIAWTGDGNNVLHSFVEGSARFGYRMNMAVPLGSEPDDRILNWARNNGGEIMLCHDADNAVVGADCVVTDTWVSMNQEHRARGHNVFQPFQVNEALMAKANKDALFMHCLPAHRGEEVTNEVIDGPQSVVFDEAENRLHAQKSILAWCLGVI
- the pstB gene encoding phosphate ABC transporter ATP-binding protein PstB, producing MNMMTEAAVEQVLEAKMNAVPYKMVGKDVSVYYGDKRALFDVNLNIRENTVTALIGPSGCGKSTFLRTLNRMNDTIDNCRVTGRITLDTDDIYDPAIDVVELRARVGMVFQKPNPFPKSIYENVSYGPRIHGLARNKADMDHIVETSLQKAGLWNEVKDRLHEPGTGLSGGQQQRLCIARAVAVSPEVILMDEPCSALDPIATAKVEELIHELRANFTIVIVTHSMQQAARVSQRTAMFHLGNLVEENDTDKMFTNPDDQRTQDYIMGRFG
- a CDS encoding aspartate aminotransferase family protein, producing MAEATPLYDTYSRAPLRFVRGEGVWLIAEDGTRYLDFAAGVAVNSLGHAHPHLVDALKSQADKVWHLSNLYEVPGQETLGTRLTEATFADKVFFTNSGAEALECAIKTARRYHFSKGHPGKFHIITFEGAFHGRTLATIAAGGQEKYLEGFGPKAPGFYQVPFGDLSALKSAITEETAAILIEPVQGEGGIRTVPKEFLQELRALCDEYGLLLILDEVQCGVGRTGKLFAHEWAGITPDIMAVAKGIGGGFPLGACLATSEAASGMIAGTHGSTYGGNPLAMAVGNAVLDVVLAEGFLEQVRDVALVFRQGLASLKDRFPNVIEEIRGEGLMLGIKAKIPAGDLLKAVRAEHLLAVPAGDNVLRLLPPLVTTAEEAREGLARIERAAEHLSAA
- the phoB gene encoding phosphate regulon transcriptional regulator PhoB, with protein sequence MIPRIAVVEDEEALSVLLRYNLEAEGFEVDTILRGDEAEIRLQERQPDLLILDWMLPGVSGIELCRRLRQRSETERLPIIMLTARGEESERVRGLATGADDYVVKPFSTPELMARVKAMLRRARPEVVSTLLRCGDIELDRETHRVHRKAREVRLGPTEFRLLEFLMVAPGRVFSRSQLLDGVWGHDIYVDERTVDVHVGRLRKALNFSNMQDVIRTVRGAGYSLEA